Part of the Streptomyces sp. f51 genome is shown below.
CGAGGCGTTGACCGAGGGCCTGATCTCCACCGTCGAGCCCAGGGCGAGCCGCTCGTACAGCTGCTTGGCGTCGGCCAGGTCCAGGCCGATCCAGCCGTCGGCCGGGTTGGAGAAGCTCTGGCCGCCGGAGCTCAGGGATCCGACGTAGTCCGTCGTGCCGTCGGGCGCGGTCAGTTCGACCACCCAGGACGCCTTGAAGGTGTAGCCGCCGCCGAAGCCGACCGTCCTGGAGGAGATCTTCCTGACCGTCTCCTTCGCGCTGACCGTCGTCCGGACCGTCGGCATGGATCCGGGCAGGCTGTCGGAGTGGAGCGTCAGGCGGTGTCCGGCCACGGAGATCACCCGCTTGCCCAGATCGATCGTGGCGTCCGGCGGTGCCACCGGCGGGCTGGCACTGACGGTGGGGCTCGCGGCCGGCGGAGACTGGTGCCGTGCGGTGCCGCCCGGGCTCGTCAGGGCGGCGAGGGCCAGCGCCCCCGCGACGCAGGCGCCGGCCGCGGTCCACGCCGTACGGCGGCGCCGCCGGCGGCCCGTCGCCCGGCCGCGGATCTCCGCACCGGTCAGCGCCGGAGGCCGCTCCGCCTCGTCCGCCAACTCGCGCAGCGCGGAGGTGAGTTCATCGGACACGGTTGTCCTCCCACTCCCCCTTGCCCGGCGTGCGCACGGAGCCCGGTGCGCCCACGGAGTCCGCGGTGGGCACGGGGCCCGCGGCGCGCGCGGGGCCGGTCAGGTCCACCGGATCCTCCGAGAGCACCAGCGCCAGCGCCGCCCGGCCCCGTGAGAGCCGGGCCTTGACCGTGCCGACGGGGGCACCGGTTTCGGAGGCTACCTGCTCGACACTCAAGTCGCACAGATGGTGCAGAACGATCGCCATCCGCTGCGCCTCGGGCAAGGTGCGCAGCGCGGCCACGAGCGCGGTGCGCTCGGGCCCCGGGCCCGGGGCGTGGTCGGCCGGCGCGGTGCGCCGCACCAACTCCAGCCAGCGGCGGGCCCGGCGCCAGCGGCTCACCGCGAGCCGGGTCGCCACGGTCCGTATCCACGCCTCGGGAGCACCGTCGGCGAGGAACTCCCGGCGCCGGTCCCAGGCGCGGACGAACGCCTCCTGCACGACGTCCTGCGCCTCGCCGTGATCCCCCGTGAACGCGTAGAGCTGGCCGGTCAGACGGGGGAACGCGCTCGCGTAGAACGCGTCGAACTCCTCCTCGGTCATGCCCTCCGCCCGACTCTCCGCGGATTCCCCGGGCGGGTGCAACCGGACGGCCCCCGCCGCGCGTACAGGCCCCGTACGTCGCACATCGGGACACACCACAGGGGGATCAGGATGACCATGGGACGGAGAGGCGGCCGGGGCCGGGCGGTCCGCGCCTGGAGCGCGGCGGCCTTGTGCGCGCTGCTCGCCGGGTGCTCGGCGCAGGCGGTGGCCGACGGCGGGGGCGGCGGAAGGGGACCGGGGGGCGGGACGGCCGCGACCGGCACCGCCGCGGCGCGGCCGAAGCCCTCCACCACACCGCCGGAGCCGCTGCCGGGCGCGCACGTCAACATCGCCGACGGGCAGACCGTGGGCGTCGGCATGCCGGTCTCGGTGACTTTCGACCGGCCGGTGCCCGTGGCCGAACGGGCGCACGTGGAAAGGCAGTTGAAGGTGTCCGCGAAGGTCGAGGGCTCCTGGGGGTGGGTCAAGGACCGTAACCTCGCCGACGGGCAGCGCGTCGACTTCCGGCCCCGTACGTACTGGAAGCCCGGAACGGCGGTAACCGTCCGGGCCGGAGCCGGAATCACTAGGCATTTCACGGTGGGCCGCTCCCTCGTCGCCACAGTGGATGTCCGTACACACTTCATGACGCTCGAAACGGCCGGATCGTCTCGCCGCGTCCCGATCACCGCCGGCGCGCCGGGGATGGACACCTGGAACGGCACGATGGTCGTCTCCGACAAGGCGTCCAAGGTGTTCATGGACTCCCGCTCGGTCGGCTTCGGTGACGCGTACGCGGATTACTACTACTACGCCGTCCACCTCACCGCCTCGGGCACCTATCTCCACCAGAACCCGAAGGCGAACATCTACGGCGGCCGGCAGAACGTCACGCACGGCTGTGTCGGACTCGCCACCGGCGGTCCCGCGAAGCGGTTCTTCGACGAGGTGATCCCCGGCGACGTCGTCAAGGTCGTCGGCTCCCGGGACACGGTCGCCGTCGGCAACGGCTACGGCGACTGGAACCTCGACTGGGACCAGTGGCGGGCCACGAGCGCCCTCCACTGACGGACGTCCCCGCCCGGCGGCCCCGAGCCGCGGTTCCGGAGCACCGGCGGCCGGGTCCATTCCCGGCTCCACCTGGGCTGAGCGCGGGGCGCGACAGGGGGGCGCGCGGGCGTACGCCCCCTTGTGGCGCCCCTGTCCCGGCGGGCCGGCGGCCCCGGCCGGGCCCGCGGGACGCGTCGGGGAGGCTTGTCCGGTCCCCGACAGGCTCGCCCGGCGGACGCCCCCGCGCACCGGAAAGATCGCGGAACCGACACCCCGACTGCTGACCTCGGGGAACGCGCGGCCGGGCGGGCGGGGACCGGACGAGAGGGTGCGCGGCCGCCGTGATCCGTAGTCCTCAGGGTGGCCGAGTCGGAGCGGGATCGAGACCATCAAGCCCTACCGCCCGCCGGAATAGGGCCCATACTGGAATCACGATGAGTAAATCCTCCGCGCCCCGGCGCCACCTGCCCACCAGCCCCTTCGCTGCACCCGTAGTCCCCGTGGCCAAGGAGTTCAGCCTCGGAGACCGCGTCTCCCACGACCAGTACGGCCTGGGCACGATCGTCGGCGTCGAAGAGGGCATCGCGATGCTCGTCGACTTCGGCGCCCGCCAGGTCCGCGTGCTGAGCCCCTACTCCCGAATGGACCGGCTCTGACCCGCACCCACTGACACCTCCGGCCCGAGGCAGCCGCCCACCGGCTGTCCGGGCCGTGGTGTGTCCGGGGGTGCGACGCCCGGGCCGGGCGCGCCGCTCCTCAGCCCTGTGTCGGGGCCGGCGACTTCCCCGCCAGGACGTCCTTGAGCCGGTTGGCGCCCGCCTGGACCGCCTGCTCGGTCGACTGGTGCTCGGTGCCGGAGAGCCCGCCGTTGGTGAGGGACAGGGCGCTGTCGCCGACCTGCACCGCCGCGAAGTCGAGCGTCAGCGTGTCCGGGTCGCCCTCCAGCTTGCCGCTCATCGTCACCTGGAGGCCCTGGCGGGCGTCCCCCACATCGGGCAGGTGCGTCGAGACGACCTGGACCGTCTGCCGGTCACCCTTGTTGTCGACGGCGGTGAACTGGTCGCAGATGTCCGGCAGCGTCGCCAGCCACTTCATCTGGGTGTCGAGGGAGCTCTTCCCGTACGAGGCGACCTCGTAGCGCATCTGGGCGTTGTCGGCGCTGTTGTCGAAGCCGGTGACGGCACTGGCGCCCAGCGGTTTGCCCAGCAGGTTCTCCGCGTACAGGCCGTCCAGCAGCTTCTGGCACTGCTGGGCGTTCCCCTTGTCGGTGATGAAGGCCGACGCGTCGACCTTGCTCTTGAGCAGCGTGTCGTGCCACGCCGCCACACCCTTCGACTCGGCCCACTGCGACCCCAGGTCGGAGTTGGTGATCAGCGCGGTCTGCGCCTCGGCCTTGGTGAGCACGCGGGGGGAAGAGGAGGGGGAGGGCGAGGCGGCGCCGGGTTCCTCGGCCACGGGCGAGGCCGGGACCGTGGAGGCGGGGGACGCGGAGGAGTCCGTACGGCCGGAGCCGCTGTCGCCTCCGCCGTTCGAGCAGGCGGCCGTCGACAGCAGCATCCCCGCGGTCAGGGCGGATGCGAGGAGACAGGACGGACGGATCATGCGAGGGCCTCCCGAGGACGGTCCCGAGGTCGGGCTGTGTCCCTCCACGCCACCACCGGCCACGGCCCCCCACCAGCGCACCGGTCCGTCCGGGTGAGTGCGGCGCGCGGACGCCACCGGTCGTCCGCCGGGTGATCCCGTCCGGCACCGGCCGGGATCTGCCAGAGTGGAAGGTGATGCATGCGCTCCAGGGAAGCACCATGAGCCCCACCGACCGGTTCGAGGACGACGACTACCCCGCCTACACGATGGGTCGTGCGGCCGAGCTGATCGGCGCCACCCCCGCGTTTCTGCGGGCCGTCGGGGAGGCCGCGCTGATCACGCCGCTGCGCTCCGACGGCGGCCACCGCCGCTACTCGCGCAACCAGCTCAGGCTCGCGGCCCGCGCCCGGGACCTCGTCGACCAGGGCACGCCCGTCGAGGCCGCTTGCAGAATCGTCACGCTGGAGGACTCCCTCGACGAGGCCCTGCGGATCAACGCGGAGCTGCGCGGTTCGACACCGCAGGACGCCTGAACCGGCCGCAGGACCCCGGTGGGGGCGGCTTCCCGGCGCCCCGCGGATATCTGCACCGGCCGATACAGAATTTGCTGCACGGGCCCGCGAGGTTTTGATATTCCCCGTGGCGGGGTGAGATAGTGCGCCCGCTTCGGGACGCCTGGCGTGCTACTGTCGATTTCAGTTGCAGTTGTGGTTCCCAAAGATTTTCCGGTGCATTCCGGTTGGGGCTTCATTGCGGCAGCGCGGGTTCACGAGGTGTGGATCTGCGAGCTTAGCCCCGAAGGAGATTTGACATGGCTACTGGCACCGTGAAGTGGTTCAACGCGGAAAAGGGCTTCGGCTTCATCGAGCAGGACGGCGGCGGCGCCGACGTCTTCGCCCACTACTCGAACATCGCCACCTCTGGCTTCCGTGAGCTTCAGGAAGGCCAGAAGGTGACCTTCGACGTCACGCAGGGCCAGAAGGGCCCGCAGGCGGAGAACATCGTCCCCGCCTAGTCCGGGACACCGGATGGCCGGCGTTCGCACCTCGCGGTGCGAGCGCCGGCCATCTGTATTTACGGTCATTGAAATTGCGATGAATTTTCGGTGCCTGTTCCCTTTTTCGGCGACGCTAAACCCGGGCCACGCGGGCCGTGTTACCGCACCGCATGGACCGCCCGGTTACCGCACGCCCGCACCGCCCGGTCACCGCACCGCCAGGACCGCGCGCACGGTCTTGCCGCCGAAGCCCGTACTGACGATCTCCAGACTGTGGGCCAGCTGCTGGACCATGGCCAGGCCCCGGCCGCTTTCCGATTCCGCGTCCAGCACGCCGATCCGCGGCCTTCCGGGACTGTCGTCGTGGACCTCGACGGTCACGCGTCCGTGCCCCAGCTGAAGCCGCAGCCGGCAACCGCTGCGGCCGTACCGCACGGCGTTGGCGACGAGCTCGGAGGCGATCAGTGTGGCGTCGTCCACCTGGTCCGCGGTCGGTGACGCGAGCCGTGGTCGCGGCCGGGTCAGGAACGCCGTGGTCAGTTTGCGGGCCCTGCCCGCCGAGACGGCCGTACGCGGCAGTGTGTACTCCACGCGGGCGGTCGGCCTGACGGTGCGCCGGTGCGCACGCATGACTGACACCTCTCTTCCCCCTCCCAGGACGACGGATCCCCGCCGACGGCTCCGTCCCCGTCGGCCGGGACCCCGCGCGAAACGGTGCGCGGCCGGTCCTGCCCTCGGGTGATGCCCCACCCGGGCGATCCGCAACCAGGGACGCGCGTCACAAAGCTGCCACGGACACGTCAGGGCGGCCCGGCGGCCCGTTCAGCGCCCCGAGTCCAGCAGGCGGAAGTCGGCGTAGTCGAACCCGGGCGCCACCACACAGCTGACCAGAACCTCCTCGTCGCCGGCCGGACGCGCGGACTGCCAGACCCCGCCGGGGACGAGGACCTGGGGGCGCTCCCCGGCCTCGATCCGGGGGCCGAGGCGGATCACCTGCGGGGTGGACTGGGGAGTGGACCCGTCGCCGCCGAGCAGGACGTCGAGGGGCCCACCGCGGTGCCACAGCCAGAGTTCGTCCGAGCGGACGGTGTGCCAGGCGGAGGTGTCGCCGGGCGTGAGCAGGAAGTAGATCGCCGAGGCGGCGGCGCGGGGTCCCGGGTAGCCGTCGGGCAGGAACGCCTGCGGCGCCGTCCAGGTCTCGGTGAACCAGCCGCCCTCCGGGTGGGGACGCATGTCCAGGGCGGCGGCCAGCGCGGGGATCCCGGTCTCAGGAGAGGTCATCCCTTGCCTCTATCACGCGGCCGGAAGGAGGTTCAACCAACTCCCGGTGGACACGCCCGCGTCTCTGACAGGGTGGGGTCCATGGCGACCCTTCACAGAAAGCTGCTAGGTCTGCTGCCCCGCGTGGGCGTGCAGGTGCTGGACCTCGGATCGGGAGCCGCGGTGGTCTACCGGCGCGGTGTGCGCAGACGGGTCGCCCTCGGCAAGGGCGCCGACCTGGTGCTGCGCGGACGGACGGCCGCCTGGAAGCAGGTGCCGCTCGGCGGCACCGGCGCCCGCCTCCTGCTCGACGAGAAGGAGACGGCGGCCGACGAGCGCTCGTTCCAGCTGTCGGCCGCGTCCTACCTCTGCGGGCAGCACGTCACCGCCCTGCTCGACCGGTACGAGGTGAACTGCGTCCTCGACGTGGGCGCCAACTCCGGCCAGTACGGACGCCAGTTGCGCCGCCTCGGCTACACCGGCCGGATCGTCTCGTTCGAGCCGACCGCCGAGGCCTTCGCGAAGCTACGGCAGGCGGCGGAGGGGGACCCCGACTGGCAGGTGCATCAGATCGGTCTCGGGCGGGAGGACACCACCCAGTCCATCCATGTGGGCTGGAACACCATGAACTCCCTTCTGCCGCCCAGCGATTACGGCAAGGGCCGCTACAAACGCTTCGCCAAGACCCGTACGGAGGAGATCGAGGTCCGCCGTCTCGACGGGATGCTGGACACGGTCCTCGCCGGGCTCGACGACCCCCGCCCCTATCTGAAGATGGACACCCAGGGCTACGACCTGGAGGTGTTCGCGGGTGCGGGGGAGCGCGCCGCGGAGTTCGTCGGCATGCAGTCGGAGGTCGCGACGCTGCGGCTGTACGAGGGCAGTCCCCGGATGGGCGAGGCCATCGCCGTGTACGAGGAGCGCGGCTTCGAGATCACCGGCATGTACCCGGTGTCGCGGGAGGAGGCCACCGGCCGTGTGGTGGAGTTCGACTGCGTGATGGTCCGCGCGACGGCGGTCCCGGCGAGGACGTAGGCGAGGGCCTACGCGGGATAGGCGTGGGTCTGGGCCGCCTTGACGGTGGCCCAGACCGGGGACCCCGGATGCAGGCCGAGTTCCGCCGCCGCGACCGTCGTCAGGTCGGCCGC
Proteins encoded:
- a CDS encoding L,D-transpeptidase, with translation MSDELTSALRELADEAERPPALTGAEIRGRATGRRRRRRTAWTAAGACVAGALALAALTSPGGTARHQSPPAASPTVSASPPVAPPDATIDLGKRVISVAGHRLTLHSDSLPGSMPTVRTTVSAKETVRKISSRTVGFGGGYTFKASWVVELTAPDGTTDYVGSLSSGGQSFSNPADGWIGLDLADAKQLYERLALGSTVEIRPSVNASPPAAPPASSNGGTARAGSGTSGSP
- a CDS encoding SigE family RNA polymerase sigma factor, which codes for MTEEEFDAFYASAFPRLTGQLYAFTGDHGEAQDVVQEAFVRAWDRRREFLADGAPEAWIRTVATRLAVSRWRRARRWLELVRRTAPADHAPGPGPERTALVAALRTLPEAQRMAIVLHHLCDLSVEQVASETGAPVGTVKARLSRGRAALALVLSEDPVDLTGPARAAGPVPTADSVGAPGSVRTPGKGEWEDNRVR
- a CDS encoding L,D-transpeptidase, encoding MGRRGGRGRAVRAWSAAALCALLAGCSAQAVADGGGGGRGPGGGTAATGTAAARPKPSTTPPEPLPGAHVNIADGQTVGVGMPVSVTFDRPVPVAERAHVERQLKVSAKVEGSWGWVKDRNLADGQRVDFRPRTYWKPGTAVTVRAGAGITRHFTVGRSLVATVDVRTHFMTLETAGSSRRVPITAGAPGMDTWNGTMVVSDKASKVFMDSRSVGFGDAYADYYYYAVHLTASGTYLHQNPKANIYGGRQNVTHGCVGLATGGPAKRFFDEVIPGDVVKVVGSRDTVAVGNGYGDWNLDWDQWRATSALH
- a CDS encoding MerR family transcriptional regulator, which translates into the protein MSPTDRFEDDDYPAYTMGRAAELIGATPAFLRAVGEAALITPLRSDGGHRRYSRNQLRLAARARDLVDQGTPVEAACRIVTLEDSLDEALRINAELRGSTPQDA
- a CDS encoding cold-shock protein, with the protein product MATGTVKWFNAEKGFGFIEQDGGGADVFAHYSNIATSGFRELQEGQKVTFDVTQGQKGPQAENIVPA
- a CDS encoding ATP-binding protein, with amino-acid sequence MRAHRRTVRPTARVEYTLPRTAVSAGRARKLTTAFLTRPRPRLASPTADQVDDATLIASELVANAVRYGRSGCRLRLQLGHGRVTVEVHDDSPGRPRIGVLDAESESGRGLAMVQQLAHSLEIVSTGFGGKTVRAVLAVR
- a CDS encoding cupin domain-containing protein, giving the protein MTSPETGIPALAAALDMRPHPEGGWFTETWTAPQAFLPDGYPGPRAAASAIYFLLTPGDTSAWHTVRSDELWLWHRGGPLDVLLGGDGSTPQSTPQVIRLGPRIEAGERPQVLVPGGVWQSARPAGDEEVLVSCVVAPGFDYADFRLLDSGR
- a CDS encoding FkbM family methyltransferase, which gives rise to MATLHRKLLGLLPRVGVQVLDLGSGAAVVYRRGVRRRVALGKGADLVLRGRTAAWKQVPLGGTGARLLLDEKETAADERSFQLSAASYLCGQHVTALLDRYEVNCVLDVGANSGQYGRQLRRLGYTGRIVSFEPTAEAFAKLRQAAEGDPDWQVHQIGLGREDTTQSIHVGWNTMNSLLPPSDYGKGRYKRFAKTRTEEIEVRRLDGMLDTVLAGLDDPRPYLKMDTQGYDLEVFAGAGERAAEFVGMQSEVATLRLYEGSPRMGEAIAVYEERGFEITGMYPVSREEATGRVVEFDCVMVRATAVPART